The following coding sequences lie in one Mycobacterium gordonae genomic window:
- a CDS encoding glutamine synthetase family protein: MDRQKEFVLRTLEERDIRFVRLWFTDVLGFLKSVAIAPAELEGAFEEGIGFDGSSIEGFARVSESDTVAHPDPSTFQVLPWATRAGHHHSARMFCDITMPDGSPSWADPRHVLRRQLQKANDLGFSCYVHPEIEFFLLKPGEQDGTEPVPIDNAGYFDQAVHESASKFRRHAIEALEFMGISVEFSHHEGAPGQQEIDLRFADALSMADNVMTFRYIMKEVALEEGVRATFMPKPFGQHPGSAMHTHMSLFEGDVNAFHSDDDPLQLSEVGKSFIAGILEHASEISAVTNQWVNSYKRLVHGGEAPTAASWGAANRSALVRVPMYTPHKTSSRRIEVRSPDSACNPYLTFAVLLAAGLRGVEKGYVLGPQAEDNVWDLTPEERRTMGYRELPSSLDNALRAMEVSELVAEALGEHVFDFFLRNKRTEWENYRSHVTPFELRSYLSL; this comes from the coding sequence ATGGATCGGCAGAAGGAATTCGTCCTCCGCACGCTGGAAGAGCGCGACATCCGTTTCGTCCGGCTGTGGTTCACGGATGTGCTCGGATTCCTCAAGTCGGTCGCGATAGCGCCGGCTGAACTCGAGGGCGCGTTCGAAGAGGGCATCGGCTTCGACGGGTCGTCCATCGAGGGCTTCGCGCGGGTGTCGGAGTCCGACACCGTCGCCCATCCTGACCCGTCGACGTTCCAGGTGCTGCCCTGGGCCACCAGGGCCGGCCACCACCACTCCGCGCGGATGTTCTGCGATATCACCATGCCGGACGGCTCGCCCTCGTGGGCGGATCCGCGCCATGTGCTGAGGCGTCAACTGCAGAAGGCTAACGACCTCGGCTTCTCCTGCTACGTGCACCCCGAGATCGAGTTCTTCTTGCTCAAGCCGGGTGAGCAGGACGGTACCGAGCCCGTTCCGATCGACAACGCCGGCTACTTCGACCAGGCGGTGCACGAGTCGGCCTCCAAGTTCCGCCGCCACGCCATCGAGGCGCTGGAGTTCATGGGGATCTCGGTGGAGTTCAGCCACCACGAGGGTGCACCCGGTCAGCAGGAGATCGACCTGCGGTTCGCCGACGCGCTGTCGATGGCCGACAACGTGATGACATTCCGGTACATCATGAAGGAGGTCGCGCTGGAGGAAGGGGTGCGGGCCACGTTCATGCCCAAGCCGTTCGGCCAGCACCCAGGTTCGGCGATGCACACCCACATGAGCCTGTTCGAAGGCGACGTCAACGCCTTCCATAGCGACGACGACCCGTTGCAGCTCTCCGAAGTCGGCAAGTCGTTCATCGCCGGGATCCTCGAGCACGCGTCGGAGATCAGCGCCGTCACCAACCAGTGGGTCAACTCCTACAAGCGGCTCGTCCACGGCGGCGAGGCGCCCACCGCCGCGTCCTGGGGCGCGGCCAACCGCTCGGCACTGGTGCGGGTGCCGATGTACACGCCGCACAAGACGTCCTCACGGCGGATCGAGGTGCGCAGCCCCGACTCGGCGTGTAACCCCTACCTGACCTTCGCGGTACTGCTGGCGGCCGGATTGCGTGGGGTGGAGAAGGGCTACGTGCTGGGCCCGCAGGCCGAGGACAACGTCTGGGACCTGACCCCCGAGGAACGCCGCACGATGGGCTATCGCGAGTTGCCGTCGAGTCTGGACAACGCGCTGCGAGCCATGGAGGTTTCGGAGCTGGTCGCGGAGGCGTTGGGGGAGCACGTCTTTGACTTCTTCCTGCGCAACAAGCGCACCGAATGGGAGAACTACCGCAGCCACGTCACGCCTTTCGAGCTGCGCTCCTACCTGTCGCTGTAG
- a CDS encoding alpha/beta hydrolase, whose protein sequence is MSAMLRLRLVSSALLSSGLVLMQSAALPLAAATPEPDTGTGQTQVPVAAVTPQTWGSCNGFVGDTADIPTARCTTVSVPVDYDKPTGAQAKLAVIRVPASGQRIGSLLFNPGGPGASAVDMVAGIAPDLKNSEIGQHFDLVGFDPRGVGHSTPSLRCRSDAEFDAYRRDPMVDYSPTGVARIEQVYREIAQHCAERMGLPFLANTGTASAARDMDMIRQALGDEQINYLGYSYGTELGTAYMERFAPHVRAMVLDGAIDPTIGPIDETVNQMAGFQTAFNDYAADCAKSTACPLGTDPAQWVTRYHALIDPLAARPGKTSDPRGLGYADATTGTINALYTPQHWKYLTSGLLGLQRGTDAGDLLLLADDYNGRDKQGHYDNGQDAFNAIRCVDAPTPTDAAAWVSADQRVRQVAPFLSYGQFTGAAPRDICALWPVPATSTPHAASPAPPGKVVVVSTTHDPATPYQAGVDLARQLGGSLVSFDGTQHTVTFDGNQCVDTAIVRYFVDLTLPPPNLRCQA, encoded by the coding sequence ATTTCGGCCATGTTGCGCCTGAGACTGGTGAGCTCGGCGCTGTTGTCGTCCGGACTGGTGCTCATGCAGTCAGCGGCACTCCCGCTCGCCGCCGCGACCCCCGAACCCGACACCGGCACCGGTCAGACCCAGGTCCCCGTGGCCGCCGTGACGCCACAAACGTGGGGTTCCTGCAACGGCTTCGTCGGCGACACCGCCGACATTCCCACCGCCCGCTGCACCACGGTGTCGGTACCCGTGGACTATGACAAACCCACTGGAGCACAGGCGAAGTTGGCGGTGATCCGCGTTCCGGCCTCCGGTCAGCGGATCGGCTCGCTACTGTTCAACCCGGGCGGGCCGGGCGCGTCGGCGGTCGACATGGTGGCCGGAATAGCCCCCGATCTGAAGAATTCCGAAATCGGCCAGCATTTCGACCTCGTCGGATTCGACCCCAGGGGCGTCGGGCATTCGACACCGTCATTGCGGTGCCGCTCTGACGCGGAATTCGACGCCTACCGCCGCGACCCGATGGTCGACTACAGCCCGACCGGGGTGGCCCGCATCGAACAGGTGTATCGGGAGATCGCCCAGCACTGCGCCGAACGGATGGGGCTGCCGTTCCTGGCCAACACCGGCACCGCGTCGGCCGCCCGCGACATGGACATGATCCGGCAGGCGCTGGGCGACGAACAGATCAACTACCTCGGGTACAGCTACGGCACCGAGCTGGGCACCGCCTATATGGAGCGGTTCGCGCCCCACGTGCGCGCCATGGTGCTCGACGGGGCCATCGACCCGACGATCGGACCGATCGACGAGACGGTCAACCAGATGGCCGGGTTTCAGACCGCTTTCAACGACTATGCGGCCGACTGCGCCAAGTCGACGGCCTGCCCGCTGGGCACCGACCCGGCCCAGTGGGTCACCCGTTACCACGCCCTGATCGACCCGCTGGCGGCCCGACCGGGCAAGACGTCCGACCCCCGCGGCCTGGGTTATGCCGACGCCACCACCGGCACCATCAACGCGCTCTACACGCCGCAGCACTGGAAATACCTGACTAGCGGACTGCTCGGACTGCAGCGGGGGACCGACGCGGGGGACCTGTTGTTGCTGGCCGACGACTACAACGGACGTGACAAACAGGGCCATTACGACAACGGTCAGGATGCGTTCAACGCGATCCGATGTGTCGACGCGCCGACGCCGACGGACGCCGCGGCGTGGGTTTCGGCCGATCAGCGGGTCCGGCAGGTGGCTCCCTTCCTGAGCTACGGGCAGTTCACCGGCGCTGCCCCCCGCGACATCTGCGCGCTGTGGCCGGTGCCGGCCACCTCGACGCCGCACGCCGCGTCGCCGGCCCCGCCGGGGAAGGTCGTCGTGGTCTCTACGACTCACGATCCGGCCACTCCCTACCAGGCCGGGGTGGATCTGGCCCGCCAACTGGGCGGCTCGCTGGTCTCCTTCGACGGCACCCAGCACACGGTCACGTTCGATGGCAACCAGTGCGTGGACACCGCGATCGTGCGCTACTTCGTGGATTTGACGTTGCCGCCGCCGAACCTGCGGTGCCAGGCCTGA
- a CDS encoding alpha/beta hydrolase gives MCLTRRDKFARMLLIWTALSAVVLVLAGCVRVVAGKAHMAEPRLGQPVVWTPCRSSNPNAKIPGHAMCGKLAVPVDYDHPDGDVASLALIRFPASGEKIGSLVINPGGPGESGIEAALGVFQSLPKRVHERFDLVGFDPRGVSSSRPAIWCNSDADNDRLRAEPQVDYSQAGVARMENETKQFVQRCVDKMGKNFLANVGTVNVAKDLDAIRKALGDAKLTYLGYSYGTRIGSAYAEAFPQNVRSMILDGAVDPNADPIEADLRQAKGFQDAFNDYAADCAKDSSCPLGDDPNKAVEAYHNLVDPLVDPDNLAVSRPAKTKDPRGLSYSDAIVGTIMALYSPNLWNHLTDGLKELADEHRGDTMLALADMYMRRDSKGHYNNSTDARVAINCVDQPPVTDRAKVIDEDRRSRELAPFMSYGKFTGDAPLGTCAFWPVPPTSRPHTVSAPGLAPTVVVSTTHDPATPYKAGVDLATELKGSLLTYNGTQHTVVFQGDNCVDDYITSYLINGTTPPSGATC, from the coding sequence ATGTGCCTGACTCGCCGCGACAAGTTCGCGCGCATGTTGCTGATCTGGACCGCGCTGTCCGCCGTGGTGCTGGTCCTGGCGGGCTGTGTGCGCGTCGTCGCCGGCAAGGCGCACATGGCCGAGCCGCGCCTGGGTCAGCCGGTGGTGTGGACACCGTGCCGTAGCTCGAATCCGAATGCAAAGATTCCCGGGCATGCCATGTGCGGCAAGCTCGCCGTGCCGGTCGACTACGACCATCCCGACGGTGACGTGGCGTCGCTGGCGCTGATCAGGTTCCCGGCCAGCGGCGAGAAGATCGGCTCGCTGGTCATCAATCCCGGGGGCCCCGGCGAGTCCGGCATCGAGGCCGCCCTCGGCGTATTCCAGAGCCTGCCTAAGCGGGTGCACGAGCGGTTCGACCTGGTCGGGTTCGACCCGCGCGGTGTCTCGAGCTCCCGGCCGGCGATCTGGTGCAACTCCGACGCCGACAACGACCGCCTGCGTGCCGAACCCCAGGTCGACTACAGCCAGGCCGGCGTCGCCCGGATGGAAAACGAGACCAAGCAGTTCGTGCAGCGCTGCGTGGACAAGATGGGCAAGAATTTCCTGGCCAATGTCGGAACCGTCAACGTTGCCAAGGACCTCGACGCCATCCGCAAGGCCCTGGGTGACGCGAAACTGACCTACCTGGGGTACTCGTACGGAACCCGCATCGGCTCGGCCTACGCCGAGGCTTTCCCGCAGAACGTGCGGTCGATGATCCTGGACGGTGCGGTGGACCCCAACGCCGACCCGATCGAGGCTGACTTGCGGCAGGCCAAGGGATTTCAGGACGCGTTCAACGACTATGCCGCTGACTGCGCCAAGGATTCGAGCTGCCCGCTGGGTGACGATCCGAACAAGGCCGTTGAGGCCTACCACAACCTGGTCGACCCGCTCGTCGACCCGGACAATCTGGCCGTGAGTAGGCCGGCGAAAACCAAGGATCCGCGCGGTCTGAGTTACAGCGACGCCATTGTCGGCACCATCATGGCGCTGTACTCACCGAACCTCTGGAATCACCTGACCGACGGTCTCAAGGAACTGGCCGACGAGCACCGCGGAGACACGATGCTCGCGCTGGCCGACATGTACATGCGCCGCGACTCCAAGGGGCACTACAACAACTCCACCGACGCCCGCGTGGCGATCAACTGCGTCGACCAGCCACCGGTCACCGATCGCGCCAAGGTCATCGACGAGGACCGCCGATCCCGCGAGTTGGCGCCGTTCATGAGCTACGGCAAGTTCACCGGCGACGCGCCGCTGGGAACCTGCGCGTTCTGGCCGGTGCCACCGACCAGTCGGCCGCACACCGTCTCCGCGCCGGGACTGGCGCCGACCGTCGTCGTGTCGACCACCCACGATCCGGCGACGCCGTATAAGGCGGGAGTGGACCTGGCCACTGAGCTGAAGGGCTCACTGCTCACCTACAACGGAACCCAGCACACGGTGGTGTTCCAGGGCGACAACTGCGTCGACGACTACATCACGTCGTACCTGATCAACGGGACCACGCCACCCAGCGGCGCAACCTGCTGA
- a CDS encoding PGRS repeat-containing protein, with protein sequence MWTGAGWWGRRLALGNGGTGGAGATAGQAGGAGGVAGLFGNGGAGGTGGVGANGGSGGSALLFGSGGAGGVVRPVVSAGPAALGEPADSWAA encoded by the coding sequence TTGTGGACCGGGGCAGGCTGGTGGGGCAGGCGGCTTGCTCTGGGTAACGGCGGCACTGGCGGAGCGGGTGCGACAGCCGGTCAGGCGGGCGGGGCAGGGGGCGTGGCAGGGCTGTTCGGCAACGGTGGAGCGGGCGGGACCGGTGGTGTCGGCGCGAACGGCGGTTCCGGCGGATCCGCCCTGCTGTTCGGCAGTGGTGGTGCCGGCGGCGTCGTGCGGCCGGTGGTGTCGGCGGGGCCGGCGGCGCTGGGGGAGCCGGCGGATAGCTGGGCGGCTTAG
- a CDS encoding WS/DGAT/MGAT family O-acyltransferase: protein MQRLSGLDASFLYLETDSQPMHVCSIMELDTSTMPGGYTFDRLRDALSQRLAAMPEFREKLADSPLNLDHPVWVDDKNFSIDRHVHRIGLPPPGGRAELSEICGHIASLPLDRRRPLWEMWVIEGVAGTDCHRAGCLAVMIKVHHAGVDGVTGASLLSQLCTTEADAPAPEPVRGVGDASGWQIAVGGLLRFASRPLQLANVVPDTVNSVLDTLQRARDGLTMARPFAAPRTVFNATISGRRNIAYAELNLDDVKNVKDHLGIKVNDVVMALVSGVLRQYLADRNVLPETSLVASVPVSVHGKSPREGRNQVSAMFASLHTEIADPLHRLKAIAEANSVAKQHSSAIGATLLQDWSQFAAPAVFGAAMRVYAMTRLTETLPVHNLVVSNVPGPQIPLYLLGSEVKAMYPLGPIFHGSGLNITVMSLSGKLCIGLIGCPELVPDLWELADEFGVVMAEMLATVG from the coding sequence ATGCAGCGGCTCAGTGGCCTCGACGCCAGCTTCCTGTACCTGGAGACCGATTCCCAGCCGATGCATGTTTGCTCGATCATGGAGCTGGACACGTCCACGATGCCTGGTGGCTACACCTTTGACCGGCTGCGCGACGCCCTGTCGCAGCGGTTGGCCGCGATGCCGGAGTTTCGGGAGAAGCTTGCTGACAGCCCACTGAACCTCGACCACCCGGTCTGGGTGGACGACAAGAACTTCAGCATCGACCGCCACGTGCACCGCATCGGGTTGCCGCCGCCGGGTGGGCGCGCCGAACTCTCGGAGATCTGCGGGCACATCGCGTCCTTGCCGCTGGACCGCCGGCGGCCGCTGTGGGAGATGTGGGTCATCGAAGGGGTTGCAGGCACCGACTGCCACCGGGCCGGATGCCTGGCGGTGATGATCAAGGTCCACCACGCCGGCGTGGACGGGGTCACCGGTGCCAGCCTGTTGTCGCAGTTGTGCACCACCGAGGCCGATGCCCCGGCTCCCGAACCGGTGCGCGGGGTCGGCGATGCCAGCGGGTGGCAGATCGCGGTCGGGGGATTGCTCCGGTTCGCCAGCAGGCCGCTGCAGTTGGCCAACGTGGTTCCCGACACGGTGAACTCGGTGCTCGACACGCTGCAGCGGGCGCGCGACGGGCTGACTATGGCCCGCCCGTTCGCCGCGCCACGCACGGTCTTCAACGCCACCATCAGCGGGCGTCGCAACATCGCTTACGCCGAGCTGAATCTCGACGACGTCAAGAACGTCAAGGACCACCTCGGCATCAAGGTCAACGATGTGGTGATGGCGTTGGTGTCCGGGGTGCTGCGGCAATATCTGGCCGATCGCAATGTGTTGCCGGAGACGTCGCTGGTGGCGTCGGTACCGGTGTCCGTACACGGCAAGTCCCCCCGTGAAGGGCGCAATCAGGTTTCGGCGATGTTTGCCAGCCTGCACACCGAGATCGCCGACCCGCTGCACCGGCTGAAGGCAATTGCGGAAGCCAATTCTGTTGCCAAGCAACATAGTTCGGCCATCGGTGCGACGCTGCTGCAAGACTGGTCACAGTTCGCCGCGCCGGCGGTCTTCGGCGCCGCGATGCGTGTCTATGCGATGACCCGGCTGACCGAGACCCTGCCCGTGCACAATCTCGTCGTCTCCAACGTTCCGGGCCCGCAGATTCCGCTGTACCTGTTGGGCAGTGAAGTCAAGGCCATGTATCCGTTGGGGCCGATCTTTCACGGCTCGGGGTTGAACATCACGGTGATGTCGTTGAGCGGCAAGCTGTGTATCGGGCTCATCGGGTGCCCGGAACTGGTGCCGGATCTATGGGAGTTGGCCGACGAATTCGGTGTCGTGATGGCGGAAATGCTGGCCACCGTCGGTTAG
- the panB gene encoding 3-methyl-2-oxobutanoate hydroxymethyltransferase, with product MMSENVYGSSPAAGSAPRPKIRTHHLQKWKAEGHKWGMLTAYDYSTARVFDEAGIPVLLVGDSAANVVYGYDTTVPISIDELIPLVRGVVRGAPHALVVADLPFGSYEAGPAAALASATRFMKEGGAHAVKLEGGERVADQIACLSTAGIPVMAHIGFTPQSVNTLGGFKVQGRGDAAEQTIADAIAVAEAGAFSVVMEMVPAELATQITGKLTIPTIGIGAGPSCDGQVLVWQDMAGMSGGKSARFVKRFADVGAELGRAARQYADEVATGAFPAEEHCF from the coding sequence ATGATGTCTGAGAACGTCTATGGTTCGAGCCCTGCCGCCGGATCGGCGCCGCGGCCCAAAATCCGCACCCATCACCTACAGAAGTGGAAGGCCGAAGGCCACAAGTGGGGCATGCTGACGGCCTACGACTATTCGACCGCGCGCGTGTTCGACGAGGCAGGCATTCCGGTGCTGCTGGTCGGCGACTCGGCGGCCAACGTCGTCTACGGCTACGACACCACGGTGCCGATCTCGATCGATGAGCTGATCCCGCTGGTCCGCGGCGTGGTCCGGGGCGCCCCGCACGCGCTGGTGGTCGCCGACCTGCCGTTCGGCAGCTACGAGGCGGGGCCCGCGGCGGCGTTGGCTTCCGCCACTCGGTTCATGAAGGAAGGCGGCGCCCACGCCGTCAAGCTGGAAGGCGGCGAGCGGGTCGCGGACCAGATCGCTTGCCTGAGCACGGCCGGCATCCCGGTCATGGCTCACATCGGCTTCACCCCGCAGAGCGTCAACACCCTCGGGGGCTTCAAGGTTCAGGGTCGTGGCGACGCCGCCGAACAGACCATCGCCGACGCCATCGCCGTCGCCGAAGCCGGCGCGTTCTCCGTGGTGATGGAGATGGTGCCGGCCGAATTGGCTACCCAGATCACCGGCAAGCTCACCATCCCGACGATCGGGATCGGCGCCGGGCCGAGCTGTGACGGCCAGGTTCTGGTGTGGCAGGACATGGCGGGGATGAGTGGCGGCAAGTCCGCCCGCTTCGTCAAGCGGTTCGCCGATGTGGGCGCCGAATTAGGCCGTGCGGCAAGGCAATACGCCGATGAAGTGGCGACCGGGGCGTTTCCGGCCGAAGAGCACTGCTTTTAG
- a CDS encoding heme-binding protein, with translation MWNSRVIAGAIAIGAASGAMLFGASGSAWADPDPAPPNCTAADLAGVSAGVAAATSAYLFAHPDVNDFFTSLKGLSREEMRDRLQQYMDANPQTHADLQGIRQPVTDFRARCGAPAPTS, from the coding sequence ATGTGGAATTCCCGCGTGATCGCCGGCGCGATCGCTATCGGCGCGGCAAGTGGCGCAATGCTTTTCGGCGCCTCCGGATCTGCCTGGGCGGACCCCGACCCGGCGCCGCCCAACTGTACGGCGGCCGACCTGGCCGGGGTGTCGGCGGGCGTGGCCGCGGCTACTTCCGCTTACCTCTTCGCCCACCCCGACGTCAACGACTTCTTCACCAGCCTGAAGGGGCTTTCCCGGGAAGAGATGCGCGACCGGCTGCAGCAGTACATGGACGCCAATCCGCAGACGCACGCCGATCTGCAGGGAATTCGCCAGCCGGTGACGGACTTCAGGGCTCGCTGCGGGGCGCCGGCGCCGACGTCCTAG
- a CDS encoding CYTH and CHAD domain-containing protein has product MPAKAPKTARHLEVERKFDVVESTVSPSFEGIAAVARVDTFPIQELDAVYFDTPAQDLARNRITLRRRTGGQDSGWHLKLPAGADTRTEVHAPIDASDDAETVPTALLDVVLAIVRDRPVEPVARITTRREAQVLYDAAGTALAEFANDHVTAWAASNGSDAGPAEQRWREWELEVLGTDSDTKRAAGHELLNRLSNRLLDAGASPAGHGSKLSRVLEAADPAQQTAATPPPTDPVHRAVAQQVEELLVWDRAVRADAHDSVHQMRVTIRKMRSLLKDSQDSFGLAAGAWVLDELRELAGILGVARDAEVLAERYERELGRLDPELVRGPVTERLVSGARRRYQLGHRRSLAAMRSKRYFRLLDALESMVTAPSVTAFGEKPRPVTIDAAYKRVSKAVKAAKAAEAAHADDADETLHVIRKRAKRLRYTAAATGADRVAQQAKAIQTLLGDHQDSVVSREHLLAQAHAAHLAGEDTFTYGLLYQQESEIAEGSRKQLDSALRELDKAVHKSRR; this is encoded by the coding sequence ATGCCTGCTAAAGCGCCAAAGACGGCGCGACATCTGGAGGTCGAGCGCAAGTTCGATGTGGTCGAGTCGACGGTGTCACCCTCGTTCGAGGGCATCGCCGCCGTGGCCCGGGTCGACACCTTTCCCATTCAGGAGCTGGACGCGGTGTACTTCGACACCCCGGCCCAGGACCTGGCGCGTAATCGGATCACCCTGCGGCGCCGCACCGGCGGACAGGACTCCGGCTGGCACCTGAAACTGCCTGCCGGGGCTGACACCCGCACCGAGGTTCACGCGCCGATCGACGCCTCCGACGACGCCGAAACGGTGCCGACCGCGTTGCTGGACGTGGTACTCGCGATCGTCCGGGACCGCCCTGTCGAGCCGGTCGCGCGCATCACCACCCGGCGCGAAGCCCAGGTCCTCTACGACGCCGCGGGCACCGCGCTCGCCGAGTTCGCCAATGACCACGTCACCGCATGGGCGGCGTCCAACGGCTCTGACGCCGGGCCTGCCGAGCAGCGCTGGCGCGAGTGGGAACTCGAGGTCCTGGGTACCGACTCCGACACCAAGCGCGCCGCCGGCCATGAACTGCTGAACCGGCTGAGCAACCGGCTGCTGGACGCCGGCGCCTCCCCAGCCGGACACGGCTCAAAGCTCAGCCGCGTGCTGGAGGCGGCCGACCCGGCCCAACAGACCGCGGCCACCCCGCCCCCGACGGACCCGGTACATCGCGCGGTGGCACAGCAGGTCGAGGAGTTGCTGGTGTGGGACCGTGCCGTGCGCGCCGACGCGCACGACTCCGTACACCAGATGCGAGTCACCATCCGCAAGATGCGCAGCCTGCTCAAGGACTCCCAGGATTCCTTCGGATTGGCCGCCGGCGCATGGGTTCTCGACGAATTGCGCGAGCTCGCTGGGATCCTGGGCGTGGCGCGTGACGCCGAAGTCCTGGCCGAGCGCTACGAGCGCGAGTTGGGTCGGCTGGACCCGGAGTTGGTGCGCGGGCCGGTGACCGAGCGTCTCGTCAGCGGAGCCCGGCGCCGATATCAGCTCGGGCATCGACGCTCGCTGGCCGCTATGCGGTCCAAGCGGTACTTCCGCCTGCTCGACGCCCTCGAGTCGATGGTCACCGCGCCGTCGGTCACCGCGTTTGGCGAGAAGCCACGACCGGTCACCATCGATGCCGCGTACAAGCGCGTCAGCAAAGCCGTCAAGGCTGCCAAGGCGGCCGAAGCCGCGCACGCCGACGACGCGGACGAGACGCTGCACGTAATCCGCAAACGCGCCAAGCGGCTGCGTTACACGGCCGCGGCCACCGGGGCCGACCGGGTGGCCCAGCAGGCCAAGGCCATCCAGACGTTGCTCGGTGACCATCAGGACAGCGTGGTCAGCCGCGAACACCTGCTGGCCCAGGCCCACGCGGCGCACCTGGCGGGGGAAGACACCTTCACCTACGGCCTGCTCTACCAGCAGGAGAGCGAGATCGCCGAGGGCAGTCGCAAACAACTCGATTCGGCGCTGCGCGAGCTCGACAAGGCGGTACACAAGAGTCGGCGCTGA
- a CDS encoding MFS transporter, with protein sequence MRTDPRGVVLACCGALVVVMSAVAGVSVALPDIAVDRGASATDLTWIADAYTVALAALVLPAGAIGGDFGRRRTLIGGTLVFGLANAVAAAAGSPSAIIIARVVMDIGAAFIMPSTLSTITGVVHPDHKGRAVGIWTGFASEFSGVM encoded by the coding sequence ATGCGTACCGATCCCCGCGGTGTCGTGCTCGCCTGCTGCGGCGCGTTAGTGGTGGTTATGTCCGCGGTCGCCGGTGTCAGCGTCGCACTGCCTGACATCGCCGTAGACCGTGGCGCAAGTGCGACCGACCTCACCTGGATCGCCGACGCCTACACCGTCGCGTTGGCGGCGCTAGTGCTACCGGCCGGCGCCATCGGGGGGGACTTCGGCCGCCGACGGACACTGATAGGCGGCACGTTGGTGTTTGGGCTAGCCAATGCCGTCGCCGCAGCAGCGGGATCACCGTCCGCCATCATCATCGCGCGGGTCGTCATGGACATCGGAGCGGCGTTCATCATGCCCAGCACGTTGTCGACCATCACGGGCGTGGTTCACCCCGACCACAAAGGACGCGCCGTCGGAATCTGGACCGGTTTTGCCAGTGAGTTCAGCGGAGTAATGTGA
- a CDS encoding PE family protein has protein sequence MSFVSTAPETMSAAATQLADLGSALSAANATVAIPTTEVAAAGADEVSAAVAALFASIGRNYQAVSAQVDWFHGQFVQALSASAASYSHTESMGRSILESPLNALDAQARALLGRPLIGNGANGAPGQDGGDGGLLYGNGGAGGSGTTQHPAGGRGGSAGLIGNGGPGGAGADTGSGGQGGHGGLLFGNGGAGGSGGSSTASGIAGFGGRGGDAGLIGNGGPAGSGGNGANALTSGGDGAPGGNGGHAGLLYGNGGPAGAGGNGGNAANGTGGNGAPGGNGGGTGWIGNGGAAGAGGNGGNGQTGGHGAAGGSGANAGLLIGHGGPAGNGGNGGNGGNGSGGNGAAGGSGGFAGLFYGNGGPAGAGGNGGNTVSGLGGNGASGGSGGAGGSIGNGGPGGAGGNGGNSATGDGGNGAPGGPGGQAGLLVGDDGPNGSDGVQGQSG, from the coding sequence ATGTCTTTCGTCAGCACGGCACCCGAGACCATGTCTGCAGCGGCAACGCAACTGGCCGATCTGGGATCGGCGCTCAGTGCGGCCAATGCGACAGTTGCCATCCCGACCACCGAAGTCGCGGCAGCGGGTGCCGACGAGGTATCCGCTGCCGTCGCGGCATTGTTCGCGTCGATTGGCCGCAACTATCAGGCTGTCAGCGCCCAAGTGGACTGGTTCCACGGGCAGTTTGTTCAGGCATTGAGCGCAAGTGCTGCGTCGTATTCCCACACCGAATCAATGGGCAGGTCGATCCTTGAGAGCCCGCTCAACGCGCTGGACGCCCAGGCGCGGGCGCTCCTTGGCCGGCCGCTCATCGGCAATGGGGCCAACGGAGCGCCGGGCCAGGACGGAGGCGACGGGGGCCTGTTATACGGCAATGGGGGTGCGGGCGGTTCTGGCACCACCCAGCACCCGGCGGGCGGCCGTGGGGGATCTGCCGGGCTGATCGGCAACGGTGGACCCGGCGGCGCCGGAGCCGACACCGGAAGCGGCGGCCAGGGCGGCCACGGTGGGCTGCTGTTCGGCAACGGCGGGGCGGGTGGCTCCGGCGGGTCTTCCACCGCCAGCGGCATCGCCGGGTTCGGCGGCCGCGGTGGTGACGCCGGGTTGATCGGCAACGGCGGGCCGGCGGGATCCGGCGGCAACGGCGCGAACGCACTGACTAGCGGTGGCGATGGCGCACCCGGTGGCAACGGCGGACATGCCGGACTCTTATACGGCAACGGCGGCCCCGCAGGAGCCGGCGGCAATGGCGGCAACGCTGCAAACGGAACCGGAGGCAACGGCGCACCCGGCGGCAACGGTGGGGGCACCGGGTGGATCGGCAACGGGGGTGCCGCCGGAGCGGGCGGCAACGGCGGAAATGGACAGACCGGCGGACATGGCGCGGCAGGTGGATCCGGCGCGAACGCTGGCCTGCTGATCGGACACGGCGGACCGGCAGGCAACGGCGGCAACGGCGGCAACGGCGGCAACGGTAGCGGTGGCAACGGAGCGGCCGGCGGAAGCGGTGGGTTCGCCGGTCTTTTCTACGGCAATGGCGGGCCGGCGGGAGCAGGCGGCAACGGCGGCAACACTGTCAGCGGGCTCGGCGGTAATGGCGCATCGGGCGGCAGCGGGGGCGCTGGCGGGTCGATCGGCAACGGCGGCCCCGGTGGCGCCGGCGGCAACGGCGGCAACAGCGCCACCGGCGACGGCGGCAACGGCGCCCCCGGCGGCCCCGGCGGGCAAGCGGGGCTGTTGGTCGGCGACGACGGACCCAACGGATCCGATGGCGTCCAGGGCCAAAGCGGCTAG